One Salvelinus namaycush isolate Seneca chromosome 4, SaNama_1.0, whole genome shotgun sequence genomic window carries:
- the LOC120045441 gene encoding polycomb group RING finger protein 5-B-like codes for MTSPRKHLVKDFNHFITCYVCKGYLIKPTTVTECLHTFCKSCIVQHFEDSNDCPKCGIQVHETNPREMLRLDNTLEEIIFKLVPGLREKEQQQEIEFWRSRKWKENGEGTLSVLVYP; via the exons ATGACCTCACCGAGAAAGCACCTGGTCAAGGATTTCAACCACTTTATCACATGCTACGTGTGTAAAGGATACTTGATCAAGCCCACCACGGTGACAGAGTGCCTGCACACCT TTTGTAAAAGTTGCATCGTCCAACACTTTGAAGACAGCAACGACTGCCCCAAATGTGGCATCCAAGTCCATGAAACCAACCCTCGAGAGATGTTAAG GTTGGACAACACTTTAGAGGAAATCATTTTCAAACTCGTGCCTGGGCTAAGAGAAA AGGAACAACAGCAGGAGATCGAGTTCTGGAGGAGTCGGAAGTGGAAGGAGAATGGAGAAGGTACATTATCTGTGTTAGTGTATCCATGA